A genomic segment from Nicotiana tabacum cultivar K326 chromosome 7, ASM71507v2, whole genome shotgun sequence encodes:
- the LOC107815328 gene encoding F-box/kelch-repeat protein At3g23880-like: MSKKKLHKRSVTEKDTFGLPYDILSDILIKVPVKSLLRFKSISKPWNAIISGDESPLKNSHVLCSLDGLVLLDINMLDETFALWNPSTRQHQTLRCPYLINSTRARACGLCYDCTVHDYKVILIYSLFYVVYSTNTDFWTMKTMFPIFEVLESYHGSRGINRGISTEGRVYWSLDWELLNQGVRKVSTIIYFDVKLDELKELPT; encoded by the coding sequence ATGTCAAAGAAGAAGTTACATAAGAGGTCAGTCACAGAAAAAGATACATTTGGTCTTCCATATGATATCCTTAGCGACATCCTTATTAAGGTACCTGTTAAATCTTTGTTACGTTTTAAATCTATTTCTAAACCATGGAATGCTATAATCTCTGGTGATGAATCCCCTCTTAAGAATTCTCATGTCTTATGCTCACTTGATGGTTTGGTATTATTAGATATAAATATGCTTGATGAGACGTTTGCTTTGTGGAATCCATCAACCAGACAACACCAAACTCTCAGATGTCCATATTTGATCAACTCAACTCGTGCTCGTGCTTGTGGTTTGTGTTATGATTGTACTGTCCATGATTACAAGGTTATATTGATCTATAGCTTGTTTTACGTTGTCTACTCTACGAATACAGATTTTTGGACAATGAAAACAATGTTCCCAATTTTTGAAGTACTAGAATCATATCATGGTAGTCGGGGTATTAATCGGGGCATTAGCACTGAAGGTCGTGTATACTGGTCTCTAGATTGGGAACTTCTTAACCAGGGTGTACGTAAAGTTTCTACAATCATATACTTTGATGTGAAGTTAGATGAACTGAAGGAGCTTCCAAcatag